The following coding sequences lie in one Cyanobacterium sp. Dongsha4 genomic window:
- a CDS encoding glycosyltransferase, translated as MSLLLSLIIPTYNESENIPPLIIQLTSLLDRTLEQKYEIIIVDDDSPDLTWKIAQDLSNQYPQLKVIRRQGEKGLSTAVMKGWEKAQGEILGVIDADLQHPPESLLQLWSEIEKGADLAVASRHVEGGGVSDWSLLRRFLSRGAQTLGLIILPGVIGRVSDPMSGYFLVRRRCLANSKLNPLGYKILIEVLAKGKIGWISEVGYVFQERQEGQSKVTKQQYIDYIRHLVRLRLSLWKFERFLRFGVVGLSGVFVDMGFLYLLSDSSTLGLPLTRSKIIAAELAIINNFLWNDSWTFRDIAQTQPGKRRKIKRFIKFNLICLAGLILNVLFLNIFYNIFGLNRYVANLGAIAIVTIWNYWLNLKLSWRSTELDSES; from the coding sequence TTGTCCTTGCTACTATCTTTAATTATTCCTACTTATAACGAAAGCGAAAATATACCCCCTTTAATTATTCAGTTGACATCTCTACTCGATCGCACCTTAGAGCAGAAATATGAAATAATTATTGTGGATGATGATAGTCCCGATTTAACTTGGAAAATAGCCCAAGATTTAAGTAATCAATATCCCCAACTCAAAGTTATTCGCCGTCAAGGGGAAAAAGGATTATCTACCGCAGTGATGAAAGGATGGGAAAAAGCCCAAGGAGAAATTTTAGGGGTAATTGATGCGGATTTACAGCACCCCCCAGAGTCTTTATTACAATTATGGTCAGAAATAGAAAAAGGGGCAGATTTAGCCGTTGCTAGTCGTCATGTAGAAGGAGGAGGAGTAAGCGACTGGAGTTTATTAAGACGGTTTCTTTCCCGAGGCGCTCAAACTTTAGGTTTAATTATCTTACCCGGTGTAATTGGACGAGTTTCCGATCCCATGAGTGGCTATTTTTTGGTGCGTCGTCGTTGTTTAGCCAATAGTAAATTAAACCCTTTGGGATACAAAATTTTAATCGAAGTTTTAGCCAAAGGTAAAATCGGTTGGATTAGCGAAGTGGGATACGTTTTCCAAGAAAGACAAGAAGGTCAAAGTAAGGTGACAAAACAGCAGTATATTGACTATATTCGCCACTTAGTACGTTTAAGGTTATCTTTATGGAAATTCGAGCGTTTTCTTCGTTTTGGAGTAGTAGGTTTAAGCGGTGTCTTTGTTGATATGGGTTTTCTTTACCTCTTGAGTGACTCTTCTACCCTTGGTTTACCTTTAACTCGCAGTAAAATCATCGCCGCAGAGTTAGCTATTATCAATAATTTTCTTTGGAATGATAGTTGGACTTTTCGAGATATTGCCCAAACTCAACCGGGTAAAAGACGCAAAATTAAGCGATTTATTAAGTTTAACCTGATTTGTTTGGCAGGATTAATTCTTAACGTTCTATTTCTCAATATTTTTTATAATATTTTCGGTTTAAATCGATATGTAGCAAACTTAGGTGCGATCGCAATTGTCACTATTTGGAATTATTGGCTAAATTTAAAACTTAGTTGGCGAAGCACAGAATTAGACTCAGAATCATAA
- a CDS encoding tetratricopeptide repeat protein — protein sequence MISVNKKDLFQAKLTGNFLNLESQLQEYFINSNNLLDFTENETKNNLNILTKIYLYQRKYDEAKQFINSILEAKIKQLGEKENSEVAFILENLAFITYLETYYPFFQDTTEAKNIYLQLLEIQKQLYGQNSLKIIQILIVIGVISNQKDAPEFLAQALDICDRILTDNDIELAYFLWQIGSTLLDKCYSFGAKSSELEYIEVVLTESLEICQKYLPESHPLYLSCMINLAQTKHHLTHYESAEKLWRKSLAEYEKKFYPFHPQIFNLRYHLIVNLQMQSKHEELTEFKKIQDNYREYHQKRIKGIVFNDPDFDTTLYPLEDILTGEDENQGLDFDFATEYEKMIEKQREYLSQDNFYVANSLENSAYENLRKSELFLLTEVETLFLRALQIKSKILGHNHDEVLDILASLAYVYELQQDQDSYKLCLQKIAQLKITKQS from the coding sequence ATGATCAGTGTAAATAAAAAAGATTTATTTCAAGCTAAATTAACAGGTAATTTTCTAAATTTAGAAAGTCAATTACAAGAATATTTTATTAACTCTAATAATTTATTAGATTTTACTGAAAATGAAACAAAAAATAATCTCAATATTCTAACTAAAATTTATTTATATCAACGAAAATATGATGAAGCAAAACAATTTATTAACTCTATACTAGAAGCAAAAATTAAACAATTAGGAGAAAAAGAAAATAGTGAAGTTGCTTTTATCTTAGAGAATTTGGCTTTTATTACTTATTTAGAAACTTATTATCCTTTTTTTCAAGACACCACAGAAGCAAAAAATATATATCTTCAATTATTAGAAATTCAAAAACAATTATATGGTCAAAATAGTCTTAAAATAATTCAAATCTTAATAGTAATAGGTGTCATTAGCAATCAGAAAGATGCTCCAGAATTTCTTGCTCAAGCTCTTGATATATGCGATCGCATCTTAACAGACAATGATATAGAATTGGCTTATTTCTTATGGCAAATAGGTTCAACTTTATTGGATAAATGTTATTCTTTTGGTGCTAAATCTTCTGAATTAGAATATATAGAAGTTGTTTTAACAGAATCCTTAGAAATTTGTCAAAAATACCTGCCTGAATCTCATCCTTTATATCTTTCTTGTATGATTAATTTAGCCCAAACTAAACATCATTTAACACATTACGAATCTGCTGAAAAGTTATGGAGAAAAAGTCTTGCTGAGTATGAAAAAAAGTTCTATCCTTTTCATCCACAAATATTTAACCTACGTTACCATTTAATAGTTAACTTGCAAATGCAGAGTAAACACGAAGAATTAACAGAATTTAAAAAAATACAAGACAATTATAGGGAATATCACCAAAAAAGAATAAAAGGAATTGTATTTAATGATCCTGATTTTGATACCACCTTATATCCTCTCGAAGATATTTTAACAGGAGAAGATGAAAATCAAGGATTAGATTTTGACTTTGCCACTGAGTACGAAAAAATGATAGAAAAACAACGAGAATATTTATCTCAAGATAACTTTTATGTTGCTAATTCTTTGGAAAATTCGGCTTATGAGAATTTAAGAAAATCTGAGTTATTTCTACTAACTGAAGTTGAAACTTTATTTTTAAGAGCCTTACAGATTAAAAGTAAGATTTTAGGTCATAATCATGACGAAGTTTTAGATATATTAGCAAGTTTAGCTTATGTTTATGAGTTACAACAAGATCAGGATTCTTATAAACTTTGTTTACAAAAAATAGCCCAATTAAAAATAACGAAACAATCATAA
- a CDS encoding inorganic phosphate transporter encodes MNLITTLIFLSSGLFLGWSLGANDASNVFGTAVGSRMIRFSTAATICSVFVIIGAVTGGAGAAHGLGELGKVNALPGSFTVALGAALTVLWMTKLGLPVSTSQAVVGAIIGWNWFSGSPTDFQSLGKIVSTWILCPILAGVFSYGIYQIVVILIERTKPHLLSLDSNVRWSLIFVGAFGSYTLGANNIGNVMGVFISASPFKDINIAGITKISSVEQLFLLGSIAIAIGVFTYSKKVMMTVGDSLMALSPVGALTVVLANSLVLFIFSSKALSNFVVNLGLPAIPLIPVSSSQAVVGAVIGIAFCKGFKGVRQIKWGVLGEIASGWITTPIISAFIAFILLFIVQNVFDQQVYMT; translated from the coding sequence ATGAATTTAATTACAACTTTAATTTTTCTCTCTAGTGGCTTGTTTTTGGGATGGTCATTGGGTGCTAATGATGCTTCAAATGTATTTGGTACGGCGGTAGGTAGTCGCATGATTCGCTTTTCAACGGCGGCGACAATATGCAGTGTTTTCGTGATTATCGGTGCAGTTACAGGAGGTGCAGGGGCGGCTCATGGTTTGGGAGAATTAGGAAAAGTGAATGCCTTACCCGGTTCATTTACTGTGGCTTTGGGAGCGGCTTTAACGGTGTTATGGATGACAAAATTAGGACTTCCTGTTTCTACTTCTCAGGCAGTGGTAGGGGCAATTATTGGTTGGAATTGGTTTAGTGGCTCACCAACGGATTTTCAGAGTTTGGGTAAAATCGTTAGCACTTGGATTCTTTGCCCGATTCTGGCGGGTGTTTTTTCCTATGGCATTTATCAGATAGTAGTAATTTTAATTGAGCGCACTAAGCCTCATTTATTGAGCTTGGATAGTAATGTGCGTTGGAGTTTAATTTTTGTGGGTGCATTTGGTTCATATACCCTCGGAGCGAATAATATTGGTAATGTTATGGGGGTTTTTATTTCTGCCTCCCCTTTTAAGGATATAAATATTGCAGGAATTACCAAAATTTCTTCTGTAGAACAATTATTTCTACTAGGTTCGATCGCGATCGCCATAGGAGTATTTACTTATTCAAAAAAAGTAATGATGACTGTAGGAGATAGTTTAATGGCTTTATCTCCTGTAGGTGCTTTAACTGTAGTCTTGGCAAACTCTTTAGTTTTATTTATTTTTTCTTCCAAAGCCCTATCAAATTTTGTCGTTAATTTAGGCTTACCAGCCATCCCTCTTATTCCCGTATCTAGTTCTCAAGCAGTAGTTGGAGCAGTGATAGGAATTGCTTTTTGTAAAGGATTTAAAGGAGTTAGACAGATAAAATGGGGAGTATTAGGGGAAATTGCGTCAGGATGGATTACAACTCCCATCATTTCTGCTTTTATTGCTTTTATTCTCTTATTCATCGTGCAGAATGTTTTTGATCAACAAGTTTATATGACTTAA
- a CDS encoding phosphoglycerate dehydrogenase: protein MKKVIITHPIASATIEKFNLKSIHKKYSLEDKKAYYQEINNQAILYVPDIGAKQIPDEENDPSIDRLGDLLTQFQPDILIVGSNAVPAWVLTSWREAVGNERELMVIRRGVDTRAIAVFTAEKLNIKVGNLPGINSPYVAQHMLKYLELDKADKNKSKIAIIGVGNIGKVIVNESLKYNLNTHIFSPSLIDKNRQSFYLQERGINPTQVICEDSLAKVINNATHVAIAIPWKDKDGKPQADLITAQEIETLTQPCKIVSASVPRIFSESALKLMDELSQQGNMFVRIDTAQRRAEEFKPLYPHLQFAHNEAFASPECQEALDLAMFALIEQHFK from the coding sequence ATGAAAAAAGTTATTATTACTCATCCGATCGCATCTGCTACCATTGAAAAATTTAATTTAAAATCAATTCATAAAAAGTATAGTTTAGAAGATAAAAAAGCCTATTATCAAGAAATAAATAATCAAGCAATTTTATATGTACCAGATATTGGAGCAAAACAAATTCCCGATGAAGAAAATGATCCTAGTATTGATAGATTAGGAGATTTACTAACTCAATTTCAACCTGATATTTTAATCGTTGGTAGTAATGCTGTTCCTGCTTGGGTTCTAACTTCATGGCGTGAAGCAGTGGGTAATGAAAGAGAATTAATGGTAATTAGGAGAGGAGTTGACACAAGAGCGATCGCAGTTTTTACCGCCGAAAAATTGAATATAAAAGTGGGTAATTTACCCGGTATTAATTCCCCCTATGTTGCTCAACATATGCTCAAATATTTAGAGCTAGATAAAGCAGATAAAAATAAAAGTAAAATCGCCATTATTGGAGTGGGAAATATAGGTAAAGTTATTGTTAATGAATCCTTAAAATATAATCTTAATACCCATATTTTTAGTCCCTCTTTAATCGATAAAAATAGACAAAGTTTTTACTTACAAGAAAGAGGAATAAATCCAACACAAGTAATTTGTGAAGATTCCTTAGCCAAAGTAATAAATAATGCTACCCATGTTGCGATCGCAATTCCATGGAAAGATAAAGACGGAAAACCCCAAGCAGACTTAATCACAGCACAAGAAATAGAAACCTTAACACAACCTTGCAAAATAGTGTCAGCATCTGTACCAAGAATCTTTAGCGAATCGGCTTTAAAACTTATGGATGAGTTAAGTCAACAAGGAAATATGTTTGTCAGGATAGATACAGCCCAAAGACGAGCAGAGGAGTTTAAGCCCTTATATCCTCATCTACAATTTGCCCACAACGAAGCATTTGCATCTCCTGAATGTCAGGAAGCCTTAGATTTAGCGATGTTTGCTTTAATTGAACAACATTTTAAGTGA
- the cruF gene encoding gamma-carotene 1'-hydroxylase CruF yields MVFKINFREILNTKAGYFLIGHIVAMAFGLAGLLLVLPHPEFIANLPPIGQSAFSWSMIGGGVVYMILGWSAIAVYAYTQLGLWHWLGFMLPALSISLTSELLGTSTGFPFGAYHYLSGLGYKIAGLVPFTIPLSWFYLGFSSYLIARVGLNRLDIPNWLKDLGAIAFGALLLTSWDFVLDPAMSQTSVPFWQWDQPGEFFGMPYQNFIGWFGTGAIFMSVATLIWRVKPLQWEKISLTIPTAVYLGNFGFAMIMSVGAGFYVPIFLGILLGIVPLIIFLRLAYREETPNDNAQLAYFN; encoded by the coding sequence ATGGTATTTAAAATCAACTTTAGGGAAATCCTCAATACCAAAGCAGGTTATTTTCTCATCGGTCATATTGTAGCCATGGCTTTTGGTTTGGCTGGTTTATTGTTAGTCTTACCTCATCCTGAATTTATCGCCAATTTACCTCCGATTGGTCAATCTGCATTCAGTTGGTCAATGATTGGGGGCGGAGTTGTCTATATGATTTTAGGGTGGAGTGCGATCGCAGTTTATGCTTATACTCAATTAGGGTTATGGCATTGGTTAGGATTTATGCTTCCTGCCTTAAGTATTTCTTTAACCAGCGAGTTATTAGGTACAAGTACGGGGTTTCCCTTCGGTGCATACCATTATCTTTCAGGATTAGGTTATAAAATTGCTGGATTAGTGCCTTTTACTATTCCTCTTTCTTGGTTTTACCTGGGTTTCAGCAGTTATTTAATTGCTAGAGTCGGTTTGAATAGATTAGATATTCCTAATTGGTTAAAAGACTTAGGTGCGATCGCATTTGGTGCATTATTATTAACCTCATGGGATTTTGTTTTAGATCCTGCCATGAGTCAAACATCTGTACCATTTTGGCAATGGGATCAACCGGGAGAATTTTTTGGAATGCCCTATCAAAACTTTATCGGTTGGTTCGGTACAGGAGCAATATTTATGAGTGTAGCAACCTTAATTTGGCGAGTCAAACCTTTACAGTGGGAAAAAATTTCCTTAACAATTCCTACTGCTGTATATTTAGGAAACTTCGGCTTTGCGATGATTATGAGTGTCGGGGCAGGATTTTATGTTCCTATTTTCCTCGGTATTTTACTGGGAATTGTACCCTTAATTATTTTTCTTCGATTGGCTTATAGGGAAGAGACTCCCAATGATAACGCACAATTAGCTTATTTTAATTAA
- a CDS encoding DUF3769 domain-containing protein, whose translation MIPILSSTLIAVTPYNGSIQEENTTIVNQNPSSIILAEKDTSVFSPRVQTEEIPPIPIFVENPPEITADGLGTPLRINSLGQSTVSFDDNSSFRFATDVKRLITVSRKGSSREYDFDTEGKGFSVVQNTLIGQEVVNSSLNVVEILADEQEYFDQQEVVKARGNVVIRFSNGVLRADLVSVNLRDRIAVAEGNVSLQRGEQSLRGDRFEYYFVRDEGVIFNAQGEIYQPNLAQDFRGDTGNNPVNAQILSQQIEANQPLRRVTSAEGYSFVVGSVRDLSLLQQAGGAPSTSSGGQINRFRFQAEKVDFNSEGWFATNVRITNDPFSPPEFEIRADTARLRSISPFQDELTTTKSRLVFDQTVSIPLFQDRLVFDRRDRRPGLFNIGFDGEDLGGLYIERDFEVYSDQKTRFTLTPRFLVQRAFFPDSFFDDNAINPDENGGIFNPSSYGLVANLEVDFAERTRLNGILNFTGLDLDNIENRLRGSVQLDQKLGELNAPHTLSLQYNYRDRLFNGSLGFQTVQQSYGAILTSPYIPIANSPFGLVYQASVQNINADTDNQDLLRSKRDNNRATLTRFQGAAIVTGNFLLWSGEALPPTPDQGLRFTPTPVVPYLSLNTGLTGVGSYYSNGDTQPSITATVGLQGQIGHFSDLFFDYTGFQVSFSQGIRGDQSPFFFDRFADDQVLSLGLTQQLYGPIRAGVQSFINVKTNQEISTDYFLEFSRRTYNIILRYNPVLELGSVNLSISDFNWEGNAGSFEGSTGVRSVVDGVTRGN comes from the coding sequence ATGATTCCGATTCTTAGTAGTACATTAATTGCAGTCACTCCCTATAATGGTTCTATACAGGAAGAGAATACTACTATTGTTAATCAGAATCCATCTTCGATTATTCTTGCTGAAAAAGATACTTCTGTTTTTTCTCCTCGTGTACAAACGGAAGAAATTCCGCCTATTCCTATTTTTGTGGAAAATCCCCCTGAAATAACTGCAGATGGTTTAGGCACACCTTTGAGGATAAATAGTTTAGGACAATCAACGGTTAGTTTTGATGATAATTCTTCTTTTCGTTTTGCCACTGATGTAAAGCGTTTAATTACTGTCAGTCGTAAAGGCTCATCACGGGAATATGATTTTGACACTGAGGGGAAAGGTTTTTCTGTGGTGCAAAATACTCTCATAGGTCAAGAGGTTGTTAATTCTTCTTTAAATGTAGTGGAAATTCTGGCAGATGAGCAGGAATATTTCGATCAACAGGAAGTTGTTAAGGCTAGGGGTAATGTGGTAATTCGATTTTCTAATGGGGTGTTGAGGGCTGATCTAGTTTCTGTTAATTTGCGCGATCGCATCGCTGTAGCGGAGGGAAATGTAAGTTTACAAAGGGGGGAGCAAAGTTTAAGGGGCGACCGCTTCGAGTACTATTTTGTGAGGGATGAGGGGGTAATATTTAATGCTCAAGGGGAGATATATCAACCAAATCTAGCCCAAGATTTTCGAGGAGATACGGGGAATAATCCTGTTAATGCTCAAATTCTTTCTCAACAAATAGAAGCTAATCAACCCCTAAGAAGGGTGACATCGGCGGAGGGTTATAGTTTTGTGGTTGGTAGTGTGAGAGATTTATCTTTATTGCAACAGGCGGGGGGCGCACCTTCAACTTCCAGTGGAGGGCAAATTAATCGTTTTCGTTTTCAGGCGGAGAAGGTAGATTTTAATAGTGAGGGATGGTTTGCTACTAATGTACGTATTACTAATGACCCGTTTTCTCCTCCAGAGTTTGAAATTCGAGCAGATACAGCAAGATTAAGAAGTATCTCTCCTTTTCAGGATGAATTAACAACTACTAAATCTCGTCTTGTATTTGACCAAACCGTTTCTATTCCTTTGTTTCAAGATCGTTTAGTTTTCGATAGGCGCGATCGCCGCCCCGGATTATTTAATATTGGATTTGATGGGGAAGATTTAGGGGGATTATATATAGAAAGAGATTTTGAGGTTTATAGTGATCAAAAAACCCGTTTTACTCTAACTCCTCGCTTTTTGGTACAAAGGGCATTTTTCCCCGATTCTTTCTTTGATGATAATGCCATTAACCCTGATGAAAATGGGGGCATATTTAACCCTAGTAGCTACGGTTTAGTAGCAAATTTAGAGGTGGATTTTGCTGAACGCACGCGCCTTAACGGAATTCTTAATTTTACTGGTTTAGACTTAGATAATATTGAAAACCGTCTGCGTGGCAGTGTGCAGTTAGATCAAAAACTAGGAGAATTAAACGCCCCTCATACCCTCAGTTTACAATACAACTACCGCGATCGCCTCTTTAACGGTTCATTGGGTTTCCAAACAGTACAACAAAGCTATGGAGCAATTCTTACCTCTCCTTATATTCCCATCGCCAATAGTCCTTTTGGTTTAGTTTATCAAGCATCTGTTCAAAATATCAACGCTGACACCGACAATCAAGATTTACTGAGAAGCAAAAGAGATAACAATCGTGCCACTTTAACCCGTTTTCAAGGAGCGGCGATCGTGACTGGTAATTTCTTACTATGGTCAGGAGAAGCATTGCCCCCCACACCAGATCAAGGGTTAAGATTTACTCCCACTCCTGTTGTGCCATATCTTAGTTTAAATACAGGATTAACAGGGGTTGGTAGTTATTACAGTAATGGTGACACCCAACCCAGTATAACCGCAACCGTAGGATTACAAGGGCAAATCGGTCATTTTTCTGATTTATTTTTTGACTACACTGGATTTCAGGTCAGTTTTAGTCAAGGCATTAGGGGGGATCAATCTCCCTTTTTCTTCGATCGCTTCGCAGATGATCAAGTGTTATCATTAGGGCTAACTCAACAATTATACGGACCAATCCGAGCAGGAGTTCAAAGTTTCATCAATGTTAAAACCAATCAAGAAATAAGTACCGACTACTTTTTGGAATTTAGCCGTAGAACTTATAATATAATCTTACGCTACAACCCTGTTTTAGAATTAGGTTCTGTGAATCTGAGTATCAGTGATTTTAATTGGGAAGGTAATGCAGGATCTTTTGAAGGTAGCACAGGAGTTCGTTCTGTTGTCGATGGTGTCACAAGAGGCAATTAG
- a CDS encoding excalibur calcium-binding domain-containing protein yields MSRIIKKTIIFVSIIILLNVSTNIIVKAETIDKNSQNFSSSREKKENLYSQKPSKKLPLCANTDCDCKDFKTQVEAQQVLNAFSGDPHRLDRDKDGVACEHLP; encoded by the coding sequence ATGAGCAGAATTATAAAAAAAACAATAATTTTTGTTAGTATTATTATTTTGTTAAATGTATCTACAAACATTATAGTTAAAGCTGAAACCATAGACAAAAACAGTCAAAACTTTTCTTCATCTAGGGAAAAAAAAGAAAACTTATACTCACAAAAACCATCTAAAAAACTTCCCCTCTGTGCTAACACAGACTGTGATTGTAAAGATTTTAAAACTCAGGTAGAAGCTCAACAGGTTTTAAACGCATTTTCAGGAGACCCTCATCGGTTAGATAGAGACAAAGATGGCGTTGCTTGTGAACATTTACCTTAG
- a CDS encoding cellulase family glycosylhydrolase yields the protein MVNTVDFALVNDWGSGFQGQLTITNNSSLLISDWTLTFSADFEITDLWNGTIINRQGNQYTVSYPSWDRDISPQETVSIGFIGKPLNTTFSEPTNFILNGEGVNAENPLPRITISDGTITEGNQGISYLIFTVSLDSVSNQTVTVNYSTISQTATASQDYEPMSGVLTFAVGEITKTISVPVYGDNLVEQNETLQVILDNASGAVIGDSQALGNIINDDQNPPSENNSDIVVDFTVNNQWNSGFTGTITITNQGTNPIDGWQLTFNAPFEIVNVWNANNNSNDSQGYNFSNLSWNQQIPVNGSISFGFNGAWTQGNIPEPSNYSFNGIPLEDTGENVVLPTLTVNNVTVTEGNNAIANFIVTLSEPSQRVVEVRYSTEDNSASAGFDYEAISGNLVFNPGETSKAIAVNIFNDSVLEDNETLSLNLSSPVNATIEDGQGIATIVQGGITAEGGWQTQGNQIIDPDGNPFRISGVNWFGLETSNFTPHGLWARNYRDMMDQMRDLGYNTIRLPFSNQLFDSGSVPNSINYSLNPDLQGLNGLQIMDKVVDYAGQIGLKIILDRHRPSAESQSSLWYTNQYSEARWISDWQMLAQRYSGNNTIIGADLHNEPHGSATWGSGNIATDWRLAAERAGNGILSVNSNWLIFVEGIENYNGENYWWGGNLMGAKDFPVRLNVANRLVYAPHDYPASVYPQSWFNSADYPQNLPDLWDRHWGYLHQENIAPVLLGEFGTKLETRSDRLWLEELINYLGEGSNGINWTYWSWNPNSGDTGGILQDDWNTVNTDKQNLLNNLLIDNGGISSSGTLMMENNNPETSLFALESSENSNDGQTLNNSSNSDRDILINFQVDNRWNDGFTGSITITNQGETPIQGWELEFDSSFALTSLWNGKQKQISSDRYLVSNLSWNEEIPVNGSISFSFNGLWNGEIIPSPDNYFLNGQPLIDISSLSSIP from the coding sequence ATGGTTAATACCGTTGATTTTGCTTTAGTTAATGATTGGGGTTCAGGTTTTCAAGGACAACTCACAATCACAAACAACAGTAGCTTATTGATTTCTGACTGGACTTTAACTTTCAGTGCAGATTTTGAAATTACAGATCTTTGGAATGGTACGATAATAAATCGTCAAGGTAATCAATATACCGTTAGTTACCCTAGTTGGGATCGTGATATATCTCCTCAAGAAACTGTTTCCATTGGTTTCATTGGTAAACCTCTCAACACAACTTTTTCCGAACCAACTAACTTTATACTCAATGGTGAGGGTGTTAACGCTGAAAATCCTCTTCCCCGTATAACCATTAGTGATGGAACAATAACAGAAGGTAATCAAGGAATATCTTATCTTATTTTTACAGTTTCCCTTGACTCGGTAAGTAATCAAACTGTTACGGTGAACTATAGCACTATAAGTCAAACAGCAACAGCATCTCAAGATTATGAACCCATGTCAGGGGTTTTAACTTTTGCGGTGGGAGAGATAACCAAAACTATTTCTGTACCAGTATATGGTGATAATTTAGTAGAACAGAATGAGACATTACAGGTAATTCTGGACAATGCTTCTGGGGCAGTCATTGGAGATAGTCAAGCATTGGGAAATATTATCAATGATGACCAAAATCCCCCTTCAGAAAATAATAGTGATATAGTTGTTGATTTCACCGTCAATAATCAATGGAATAGTGGTTTTACTGGTACGATTACCATTACTAATCAAGGAACAAACCCTATAGATGGTTGGCAACTGACTTTTAACGCACCATTTGAAATAGTTAATGTTTGGAATGCTAATAATAATAGCAATGATAGCCAAGGTTATAATTTTTCCAATCTGAGTTGGAATCAACAAATTCCCGTTAATGGTTCGATTTCTTTTGGCTTTAATGGTGCATGGACCCAAGGAAATATTCCTGAGCCTAGTAACTATTCATTCAATGGTATTCCCCTTGAAGATACGGGAGAAAATGTTGTTTTACCTACTTTAACGGTTAATAATGTCACTGTTACCGAAGGAAATAACGCCATAGCTAATTTTATCGTTACCCTGAGTGAACCTAGTCAAAGGGTAGTAGAAGTAAGATATAGTACTGAGGATAATTCTGCTAGTGCTGGTTTCGATTATGAAGCTATTAGCGGAAATTTAGTATTTAACCCCGGAGAAACAAGTAAAGCGATCGCAGTTAATATTTTTAATGATAGTGTCTTAGAAGATAATGAGACATTGAGCTTAAATTTATCTTCTCCTGTTAATGCAACCATCGAAGATGGACAAGGAATCGCAACTATTGTACAAGGGGGAATTACTGCTGAGGGGGGATGGCAAACTCAGGGTAATCAAATTATTGACCCCGATGGAAACCCTTTCAGGATTAGCGGAGTTAACTGGTTTGGATTAGAAACGAGTAATTTTACTCCTCATGGTTTATGGGCAAGAAATTATCGAGATATGATGGATCAGATGAGGGATTTAGGATACAACACCATCCGACTTCCTTTTTCTAACCAACTTTTTGATTCTGGTAGTGTTCCCAATAGCATTAATTATAGTCTCAATCCAGATTTACAGGGGCTTAATGGATTACAAATCATGGATAAGGTTGTTGACTATGCAGGACAAATAGGCTTAAAAATAATCCTCGATCGCCATCGTCCTAGTGCCGAGTCTCAGTCTTCCTTATGGTACACCAATCAATATTCTGAAGCAAGATGGATTAGTGATTGGCAAATGTTGGCTCAACGCTATAGTGGAAATAATACAATTATTGGGGCAGATTTGCATAATGAACCCCATGGCTCGGCTACTTGGGGTAGTGGAAATATAGCTACAGATTGGCGTTTAGCGGCGGAAAGGGCAGGAAATGGCATTCTCTCTGTTAATTCTAACTGGTTGATTTTTGTGGAAGGTATCGAAAACTATAACGGCGAAAATTACTGGTGGGGTGGTAATTTAATGGGAGCGAAAGATTTTCCTGTACGCCTTAATGTGGCCAATCGTTTGGTTTATGCCCCCCATGATTATCCTGCTTCGGTTTATCCGCAGTCGTGGTTTAATAGTGCTGATTATCCTCAAAATTTGCCCGATTTGTGGGATCGTCATTGGGGTTATCTTCATCAAGAAAATATTGCTCCTGTACTACTAGGAGAATTTGGAACAAAATTGGAGACAAGAAGCGATCGCCTCTGGTTAGAAGAACTAATAAACTATCTAGGAGAAGGAAGTAACGGTATTAACTGGACTTATTGGTCATGGAATCCTAACTCTGGCGATACTGGGGGTATTCTTCAAGATGACTGGAATACCGTTAACACCGATAAACAAAATCTTCTTAATAATCTTTTAATTGATAACGGGGGGATTTCGTCTTCTGGTACTTTGATGATGGAAAATAATAATCCAGAAACGTCGTTGTTTGCTTTAGAGTCCTCAGAAAATTCTAATGATGGTCAAACCCTGAATAATTCATCTAATTCTGACCGAGATATTTTAATTAACTTCCAAGTAGATAATCGTTGGAATGATGGTTTCACTGGCTCTATTACTATTACAAATCAGGGAGAAACACCGATTCAAGGTTGGGAATTAGAATTTGATTCTTCATTTGCCTTAACTTCTCTTTGGAATGGAAAACAAAAACAAATTAGCAGCGATCGCTATTTAGTCTCTAACCTATCATGGAATGAAGAAATACCCGTTAACGGTTCGATTTCTTTTAGTTTTAACGGATTATGGAACGGAGAAATAATACCGAGTCCAGATAATTACTTTTTAAATGGACAACCATTAATTGATATTTCTAGTCTTTCTTCAATACCGTAA